The following proteins are encoded in a genomic region of Devosia lucknowensis:
- a CDS encoding ABC transporter ATP-binding protein: MSKPHLKLTDVHRHYGEGDRLVRVLEAANLTVESGELVALVAPSGAGKSTLLHLCGLLESPQSGEIEIVGQQTSKLNDRARTQLRRSTVGYVYQFHHLLPEFTALENVVMPQLIAGKDQKAAEGRAMELLDLLGVAPRASHRPAELSGGEQQRIAIARAAANHPRVILADEPTGNLDPDTSDLVFEALKSLIKNEGAAALIATHNHDLARRADRIVTLKGGLVVPHTL; encoded by the coding sequence ATGAGTAAGCCCCACCTCAAGCTGACCGACGTGCATCGCCACTACGGCGAAGGCGACCGGCTCGTGCGTGTTCTGGAAGCCGCCAATCTGACCGTCGAGAGCGGCGAGCTGGTTGCCCTCGTGGCGCCATCCGGTGCCGGGAAGTCGACGCTGCTGCACCTCTGCGGTCTCCTCGAGTCGCCGCAGAGCGGCGAGATCGAGATCGTCGGTCAGCAGACCAGCAAGCTCAACGATCGCGCCCGCACCCAGCTGCGTCGCTCGACGGTCGGCTATGTGTACCAGTTCCATCACCTGCTGCCCGAATTCACCGCGCTTGAAAACGTGGTCATGCCGCAGCTGATAGCGGGCAAGGACCAAAAGGCCGCCGAAGGGCGCGCCATGGAACTGCTCGATCTCCTGGGTGTCGCGCCCCGTGCCAGCCATCGCCCGGCAGAACTGTCCGGCGGCGAACAGCAGCGCATCGCCATCGCCCGGGCGGCCGCCAATCACCCGCGCGTTATTCTCGCCGACGAGCCCACCGGCAATCTCGATCCCGACACCAGCGACCTCGTCTTCGAGGCCCTCAAGTCTCTCATCAAGAACGAGGGCGCCGCAGCGCTGATCGCCACGCACAATCACGATCTGGCCCGCCGCGCCGATCGCATCGTCACCCTGAAGGGTGGCCTTGTGGTGCCGCATACGCTCTAG